Proteins from a genomic interval of Mesobacillus sp. S13:
- a CDS encoding DUF3231 family protein, which produces MEDKTKIGLTSAEMSSMWTQYINDSISICVLSYFRNNIDDNKIKEIVEYANESSQKNIFILKEIFNREDFPCPVGFTKKDVNIHAPRLFSDTFVMMYLRHMSILGMAANSAAIGLGTRPDVIAFHKSVLKSAVGLQDLTRELMLEQGTYIRPPFISVPDKVGFVEKQKFLSGIKSRRRALTSVEITHLFMNIQTNQIGKALIMGFIQVAQDKEVKEYLQRGKKIAQKHVDLFSDILKNNDIPAPMFWDGAVTDSTTQVFSDKLILFHITAMIAAGIGNYGAAMAASPRKDIGLKYASLIPEIALYAEDGANIMIKNSWLEEPPMADDRDQLSGLK; this is translated from the coding sequence ATGGAGGACAAGACTAAAATAGGCCTTACTTCGGCAGAAATGTCCAGTATGTGGACGCAGTATATTAATGATTCAATTTCAATCTGTGTATTAAGTTATTTTAGGAACAACATAGACGACAATAAGATAAAAGAAATTGTTGAGTATGCGAATGAATCTTCACAGAAAAACATTTTCATCTTAAAGGAGATCTTCAATCGTGAAGATTTTCCCTGTCCCGTTGGTTTCACAAAGAAAGATGTGAATATCCACGCACCCCGGTTATTTTCTGATACATTTGTCATGATGTATCTAAGGCATATGTCGATTCTTGGGATGGCAGCAAATAGTGCAGCAATTGGCCTGGGAACTCGCCCTGATGTGATCGCATTTCATAAAAGTGTTTTGAAATCAGCAGTCGGACTGCAGGATTTGACGAGGGAGTTAATGCTGGAGCAAGGGACTTATATTCGGCCTCCTTTTATATCAGTGCCTGATAAAGTTGGCTTTGTTGAGAAACAAAAATTTCTGTCAGGCATCAAAAGCAGGAGACGTGCACTCACTTCAGTTGAAATCACTCATTTATTTATGAATATACAAACAAACCAAATCGGGAAAGCGCTAATCATGGGATTTATACAGGTGGCACAGGACAAAGAAGTCAAGGAGTATTTGCAGAGAGGGAAGAAAATTGCTCAAAAACATGTCGACTTATTCAGTGATATCCTGAAGAATAATGATATCCCAGCTCCAATGTTTTGGGATGGTGCAGTAACAGACAGTACCACGCAGGTTTTTTCGGACAAGCTGATCTTATTCCATATTACGGCGATGATTGCCGCAGGGATTGGTAACTACGGAGCTGCCATGGCCGCAAGTCCGCGTAAGGATATAGGGTTGAAATATGCTTCCCTCATTCCCGAAATAGCTTTGTATGCGGAGGACGGTGCTAATATCATGATAAAAAATTCCTGGCTTGAGGAGCCTCCAATGGCTGATGATCGGGACCAGCTGTCCGGGTTGAAATAA
- a CDS encoding GGDEF domain-containing protein: MSKLEAIILLIIAAVGLSLTANLIRFHVSAFLNQLIFSVASLILVELSMYFYGSNHLHWSILLFIITAGYSFKLIGGIVAAIFSLILVYLQTEGTILALLPVYLLIGSCAGYLSQYLLNKKKNHHRWLNMLMEQSKHLQVFREVSTTMQRTLQQDLLLKVILTSVTAGHGLGFNRAMIFLASNESKSLKGIVGVGPMDVKRGYEVWEKISEDRLKLSELIEHNFDSNFTDPELNALLRSLEIPIDEHNVFGLALSSQKPVIVKGIEKDDPSQVLIFELFQTEEFAIIPLINQGKNIGILLIDNIVNKKNITLMDTENILPLANQAAIALDHANLYEQIEEMALRDGLTGLLNQRAFQNILNEHFPFEGSRAAPLSLIIFDIDFFKVFNDKNGHLLGNEVLMKLARVIVESLRPGDYSFRFGGEEFVVLLPGTDLEQAEIVAETIRLNVEKTSFPGEKTQPNGTLTVSVGTACTDHMNINSKNELIEAADQALYKAKNAGKNTVISFKEFVSID, from the coding sequence GTGAGCAAGCTGGAGGCTATCATTTTATTAATCATTGCTGCTGTTGGGTTATCACTGACAGCAAATTTAATCAGATTTCATGTAAGCGCTTTTCTGAATCAATTGATCTTCTCTGTTGCATCATTGATCCTTGTTGAGCTTTCTATGTATTTCTATGGAAGCAATCATTTACATTGGAGTATTCTGTTGTTTATCATTACAGCTGGGTATTCCTTTAAATTAATTGGTGGTATTGTTGCCGCCATCTTCAGCCTTATTCTTGTTTATTTACAGACAGAAGGGACCATTTTGGCACTTCTGCCGGTATACCTGCTGATTGGATCTTGTGCAGGCTATTTATCACAATATTTACTGAATAAGAAAAAAAATCACCACCGCTGGCTGAACATGCTTATGGAACAATCAAAACATCTACAAGTCTTTCGTGAAGTAAGTACAACAATGCAGCGCACTCTGCAGCAGGATTTGCTTTTGAAGGTAATCTTGACATCAGTTACCGCTGGTCATGGGCTAGGTTTTAACAGAGCAATGATTTTCCTTGCTTCAAATGAGTCAAAGTCGCTAAAAGGTATAGTGGGCGTAGGCCCAATGGATGTGAAGAGAGGTTATGAAGTTTGGGAAAAAATCTCTGAAGACAGGCTTAAACTCAGCGAATTAATCGAACATAATTTTGACAGCAATTTCACCGATCCGGAATTGAATGCTCTTTTGCGTTCATTGGAAATCCCGATTGATGAACATAATGTCTTTGGATTAGCATTATCAAGCCAAAAACCAGTCATTGTCAAAGGCATCGAGAAAGATGATCCTTCACAAGTCTTAATTTTTGAGTTGTTCCAAACAGAGGAGTTTGCGATTATTCCGCTAATTAACCAGGGAAAGAATATTGGAATCCTGCTCATTGATAATATTGTAAATAAAAAAAACATTACATTGATGGATACAGAGAATATCCTGCCTTTGGCTAACCAGGCGGCGATTGCACTTGATCACGCCAATCTCTATGAGCAAATTGAGGAAATGGCTTTACGGGATGGTTTGACAGGCCTTCTAAACCAACGGGCATTCCAGAACATTCTTAATGAACACTTTCCTTTTGAAGGAAGCAGAGCTGCTCCCCTTTCGCTTATCATATTTGATATTGACTTCTTTAAGGTGTTCAATGATAAAAACGGCCATCTGCTTGGAAATGAAGTTTTAATGAAGTTGGCGAGAGTCATTGTGGAGTCTTTAAGACCAGGAGATTATTCCTTCCGTTTTGGCGGAGAAGAGTTTGTGGTTCTTTTGCCTGGTACCGATCTGGAACAAGCTGAAATAGTAGCCGAAACAATTCGGTTAAATGTTGAAAAGACAAGCTTCCCCGGTGAAAAAACACAGCCAAATGGCACTTTAACTGTAAGTGTCGGAACAGCTTGTACAGATCATATGAACATAAACAGTAAAAATGAGCTAATAGAAGCTGCCGACCAGGCCCTTTACAAAGCTAAAAACGCAGGCAAAAATACTGTAATTTCTTTTAAGGAGTTCGTTAGCATTGATTGA